A single genomic interval of Sulfurovum sp. TSL6 harbors:
- a CDS encoding polysaccharide biosynthesis tyrosine autokinase: MNTDNMHIDEDEIDIKEIFRTVYRYRAMILLFVVLFAFVSSYYAYFKPNVYQASATVEVGLDQRSYGGTQDVLAMAMNSGTMNADTEMDIIQSRFLTEKALKYVDFAHRYYTTRRFREIELYKASPFQVGMLKGYGISFDLIPVDDKHYRLVVEEVEDENENIWSYDEVLPYSEEIVTEHFHLNVVKTKEPDDEAYRFVIIDPETIGSFVRSGVSVSQKSKYSSMLEISYADNVALRAQEFANALAEAYIQQNIEKKTEEATRALTFVDEQLKFITENLKSSAIKLEEFKKTSNTVSLSAKAENIIRQMSEYETKLAEITIEQGLLDTLYKQVQSGENLESIAIAGLDKEGSSLSGIIKELQAAIIEKKILRAEYTEMASSVIKVNKTIAQLKTVLISTIKNLRKSIKERKALLEHSISEQQKLLNTLPADERMYGQLQRKFVVNEKIYSYLLEKRSETAIIKASTVSKNRIIDKALYPESPIKPKRKLIVLVGLIMGLILGIAVAFLREFFDDRIKEEEDVTKVTEVPILGLIPHIKEDNEKVRVFLSPKSALAESFRNIRTNLQFMARDKNAHVIAITSTIGGEGKTTTCINLGGIMSMADKKTVILNLDMRKPTLHQKFGLQNTKGMSTLLSGHTALGEVIQNTEYENLDIITSGPVPPNPSELIQSPLMEKVLEKLREVYDVIILDTPPIGLVTDARTLMHFADTSMYVLRADYSKKGFLKSVEKLSKEEINGLGILLNDVKTARNGYGYGYGYGYGYYEEDSK; encoded by the coding sequence ATGAATACAGACAACATGCACATAGATGAAGATGAAATAGACATTAAAGAGATATTTAGGACCGTATATCGATATCGGGCTATGATACTTCTTTTTGTTGTTTTATTTGCGTTTGTCAGTAGTTATTATGCTTATTTTAAACCTAATGTGTATCAAGCCTCTGCCACTGTCGAGGTAGGTTTGGATCAACGTAGTTATGGCGGAACTCAGGATGTACTTGCAATGGCTATGAATTCTGGTACTATGAATGCTGATACAGAGATGGATATCATTCAGTCAAGATTCTTGACTGAAAAAGCACTGAAATATGTAGATTTTGCGCATCGGTACTATACGACTAGAAGATTTAGAGAGATCGAACTCTATAAAGCGAGTCCTTTTCAAGTGGGTATGCTCAAAGGCTATGGTATTTCATTTGATTTAATTCCAGTAGATGATAAACATTATCGTTTGGTAGTGGAAGAAGTAGAAGATGAAAATGAGAATATTTGGAGTTATGATGAAGTGCTTCCTTATAGTGAAGAGATCGTCACCGAGCATTTTCATCTTAATGTTGTAAAGACCAAAGAGCCAGATGATGAAGCGTACCGCTTTGTGATCATAGATCCTGAAACGATAGGAAGCTTTGTTCGATCTGGTGTCAGTGTAAGTCAGAAATCAAAGTACTCTTCTATGCTCGAGATCTCTTATGCAGATAATGTAGCTTTGCGTGCTCAAGAGTTCGCCAATGCATTAGCAGAAGCCTATATCCAGCAGAACATAGAGAAAAAGACAGAAGAAGCAACACGTGCACTTACTTTTGTCGATGAACAGTTGAAATTCATCACTGAAAACCTCAAAAGCTCTGCTATTAAACTCGAAGAGTTTAAAAAAACGTCCAATACGGTCAGTTTAAGTGCCAAAGCTGAAAATATCATAAGGCAGATGAGCGAGTATGAAACGAAATTGGCAGAGATAACTATAGAACAGGGGTTGTTGGATACGCTTTATAAACAGGTTCAGTCAGGTGAGAACCTGGAAAGTATAGCAATTGCAGGGCTCGATAAGGAAGGGTCGTCACTCTCAGGTATCATCAAAGAACTTCAGGCTGCCATCATCGAAAAGAAGATCCTGCGTGCAGAATATACGGAGATGGCATCTTCTGTGATCAAAGTGAACAAGACGATAGCACAGCTTAAAACAGTGCTGATCTCAACGATCAAAAACCTGAGAAAAAGCATAAAAGAGCGAAAAGCATTGCTTGAACACTCTATATCAGAGCAGCAGAAACTTTTAAATACACTGCCTGCGGATGAGAGAATGTATGGGCAGTTGCAGCGTAAATTTGTGGTCAATGAGAAGATCTACTCTTATCTTTTGGAGAAGCGCTCAGAAACAGCGATCATCAAAGCTTCTACAGTCAGTAAGAACCGGATCATAGATAAGGCACTTTACCCTGAGTCCCCTATTAAACCTAAGCGAAAACTGATCGTACTGGTAGGGTTGATCATGGGATTGATACTAGGGATCGCTGTTGCTTTTTTAAGAGAGTTCTTTGATGACCGTATCAAAGAGGAGGAGGATGTCACTAAGGTGACAGAAGTACCTATACTTGGGCTTATCCCGCATATTAAAGAGGATAATGAGAAGGTACGGGTATTTTTATCTCCGAAATCTGCTTTAGCTGAATCTTTTAGGAATATACGTACCAACCTCCAGTTTATGGCAAGAGATAAAAATGCCCATGTCATTGCGATCACTTCAACTATCGGAGGAGAAGGGAAAACGACAACCTGTATCAACCTGGGCGGGATCATGAGTATGGCAGACAAAAAAACGGTCATACTTAACCTTGATATGCGAAAACCGACACTACATCAAAAATTTGGACTTCAAAATACCAAAGGTATGAGTACCCTGCTCTCAGGTCATACGGCTTTAGGAGAGGTGATCCAGAATACAGAGTATGAGAATCTGGACATTATCACTTCTGGACCTGTACCGCCAAACCCGAGTGAACTGATACAGAGTCCTTTGATGGAAAAGGTACTTGAAAAACTAAGAGAAGTGTATGATGTGATCATCCTTGATACCCCTCCGATAGGTTTGGTCACAGATGCACGAACATTGATGCATTTTGCAGATACAAGTATGTATGTACTGAGAGCCGATTACTCGAAAAAAGGTTTTTTAAAGAGTGTAGAAAAACTCTCAAAAGAAGAGATCAACGGGTTGGGCATCTTGCTCAATGATGTGAAAACGGCGAGAAATGGATACGGTTACGGTTATGGGTATGGTTACGGTTATTATGAGGAAGACAGCAAATGA
- a CDS encoding porin family protein, with product MKKIVLSVCAVAAMSSLGFAGGDMKDVEPAIEPVVEVVKEEKNFYVGLGIAAVSTRDAEISVDWGGTDRQDRLGNLSFLAGYDFNEYFAVEGRYTKSFWHDHQTEMEGWALFAKPQYPVSEDFSVYALLGYGGVTLDGVKGYLVDYDETGFQWGLGASYEMMENISLFADYTFPANDMDGSYEGDATVQADVDAFTVGITYNF from the coding sequence ATGAAGAAGATAGTACTTTCGGTATGTGCAGTAGCGGCGATGAGCAGTTTGGGATTTGCTGGGGGAGACATGAAAGATGTTGAACCTGCAATAGAACCAGTAGTTGAAGTAGTAAAAGAAGAAAAGAACTTCTATGTGGGTCTTGGTATCGCTGCTGTAAGTACACGTGATGCGGAGATTTCTGTGGATTGGGGTGGTACCGACAGACAAGATAGACTGGGAAATCTCTCTTTTCTTGCAGGATATGACTTCAATGAGTATTTTGCTGTAGAGGGTAGATATACTAAATCTTTCTGGCATGATCACCAGACTGAAATGGAGGGATGGGCCCTATTTGCAAAACCACAATACCCTGTAAGTGAAGACTTTTCTGTCTATGCACTTCTTGGATATGGTGGGGTTACTTTAGATGGTGTAAAAGGTTATCTTGTAGATTATGATGAAACTGGTTTCCAATGGGGACTTGGTGCGAGTTATGAAATGATGGAAAACATCTCTCTCTTTGCTGACTACACTTTCCCTGCAAATGATATGGATGGTAGTTATGAGGGTGATGCTACTGTGCAGGCAGATGTAGATGCATTTACTGTAGGTATAACATATAACTTTTAA